The nucleotide window aatggtgaaGTGGGGAGGAGGAATGTAGAAAATGGctcaaagaaagagaaggctAGGCGTGATGAAAATAGCTCAAGGAAAGGGAAgggaaaaatgaagaagattaGGAGACGGAGACATTCCCAAGATAATGCCAATTGATTTGGTCATCATGGTGGTGGATCTCCGTGGACTCTGTAGAACCCTTCTCATGCCTGTAACTTGCCATGCTCTTGGAAGTGTCCGACTTTCTTTTCCGCTGTTAGTGGGTTCTGATTAGCATTgtatttcatggaccaacatGCTGCTGCCATTAACTGAAAATGGAAGTGCAGTGCTAAGTGGAGCCTCTGTTACAGCCTCTCTGTTATCTGTGATAATACTGACTGCTCGTTTACCGCCTTTACATGCAATACACGGCTTGTGTTGAGCTTATGGTAAAGTCTTAATGCCATATAAGCCGGACTTTGGAACATGTTCTGCAAGATGAGGCTATTTCCCCAGTTTTGACATGGGCAGTGATCTGGGTGTTAAACATGTAACCCTTTCAGTGTCCTTTCCTTTTTGATCGTAAGCCTAACATGAACTTCAcgtatgttttaatttatttacatttttacACAATAGAAAGATAAAGTTATTACACATATTGTCTGTCTTCTCATGTTGAATGTATAACAGGATCTCATTTTGGGCTTCAATTCCACTTGGAACGAactgttttatgaatttatcaacttacaaattattataataaattttggtattaaaaaaaggacttGCTCACACATGGAAATGGGAATGCATTTGGACATGGGATCTCGATCTCAAACCGGACCCGGGACTACGAAAGTTGGACTATGAAACTTTTATCTTTATCTCTTAAAATTGTTTCATTTTCgaaaaatcaataataaataaataaaaatcaatccGCTGTCCCCCAGGTCATTGAAGAATTACAACAGAGCACCCAAAAGTCTACCAACGAAAAAACGCACCAAAGATAACGACggtgtctctctctctctgttcgCTTTGTTCAGTGAGATCAACATGAACCCCATGTCGGtttgctcctcctcctcctcgtcgTCGTCTGGGTCTTGGAGCAGCACCAAGGCATGGATTGTCCACGGAATCGTCGCCGGAGTTGCAATTGCGGTGGCAATTGGCGCCAGGGTTTACTTGGGTCCGCCAAAGAAGTTTCGGAGCCGGGTCGTCGGCATCATCCCCGCCCGTTTCGATTCTTCACGTTTCCAGGGCAAGCCTCTCGTTCAGATCCTCGGAAAGCCCATGATCCAGGTCCTTCTTTTTGCTTCACTAATTCTTCCATTGTGTACTTACGTTTTGATACCGTATGTGAAATGGGTAGTTTCTAAGCTTGAAGTTTGTTATCAATTTTCCTAAGCAGCATAGGATCTGTTCTTTTATTGGGATTTTCTTTTACACCCCTTTTTTGCTGTTCCTTCTAAAGTATGAAGCTTGGTCTGAGATTAGAGCCTATGGTAATGTAATTGGGAAACATTTCACTTACAAATTTTAGTTGGTCTTTGCAGAGAACATGGGAAAGGGCAAAACTGGCAACTACACTGGATCATGTTGGTATGTCTACTCACTTGAACTCCATGTAATTTTGCTTCATGTTTATACTaggattttgttaattttctgtCAGGGAAGGAAACCTTCTTAAATAAATCGTTGAATGTCCCCTTAATAATGAGGCAGCTGATTAGATCTGACAAGTTTTGCTAGACATCCAAAAATCTGTATCttcatttgaatttatttataggtGTACTTAAGCCACCTATCTTAACTTCTGCCAGCTGATTCTGTCTGGCATTTTCCCACTTCCAATTTCCATTGCAAATATCATCCTTGACTTTGGTTGAAAGAGGAAGACCAGAGTCACAAACCATTCTATGGCCATACTTATGACCCTGTGGATGCCAGTTGCCCAATAAGCTAAGTGTTTGAGCCATCCCCTTATCTTCATTTCATAAAAGATCTGGCCAATTTTCTCAGCTTCAAGAGCTTGCTCTGGCTTCAATAATGAGGCATTTTAACCTCCAACAAACAGTCACCTTTGAGGAAATCTTCTTTGACCTTAGCAACCCCAAGAGACAGGTTGATTGAAAGTATACGAGATGTGATGTGATATAGGCATCCAATCTTTAAGACCTTAATACCCCAGTGATATTCCTTTTTAGGCTTACCACCTTGCATCCTGTTGATGAAATTAAGTTTTGCTTAATGCTTAAATAGCTATGCAATGGGGAAAGTGAATTCGACCGGCCGAGTATTTTTGAAGTGTTGGTTGAAGTGTTGCTTAATGTCTACCTTCCTTTTTGTGCAGTTGTTGCGACAGACGATGAGAAGATTCGAGAATGTTGTCGCAGTTTTGGAGCTGATGTCATAATGACCTCAGAATCCTGCAGGAATGGTAGGCAccatggttttcttttttcattttttttttcttttgcagattaaatatataattgcatttttatttacttttttctgAACTTAAAGGTACTGAGCGTTGTTCTGAAGCTATTCAAAAGCTTGAGAAGAAGTATGATATAGTTGTCAATATTCAGGGGGATGAGCCTCTTATTGAACCTGAGATAATAGATGGAATTGTTAAAGCTTTGCAGGTAAATTTGTTTCTCAATCTTTTGTCATGATTGTCCCCCTTGAAATGTGAGTGCTACGACAGGAATAATAAACACATGTGGCATTCAGTTTATTTCGATTTTCAACAATGAGTCTTGTTTTTTGAAGGTGAAGCAATCCCAGTTGCATATTTGTTTAGCAACAAAATCATGTTGAAAtagttatttatattttccattTCTAATGGCATATCTCGTGTTGTTTCCATGCAATCATGTCACAAATTTGTTATATCTTACCAGGAAGCCCCAGATGCAGTGTTTAGCACTGCGGTCACATCATTAAAACTTGAAGACGCATTTGATCCGAATCGAGTGAAATGTGTGGTTGACAATTCTGGTTATGCCATCTATTTTTCAAGGGGGTTGATTCCATTTAACAAGTGAGCTTATGTTTGCAtaatggattttcttttttgtgaaaTACTTAATATGCAGTGAATGTGAACGTGTTATCAACTGCTTTGCAAGATCTGAAAAATTGTCACATGTGATACAGGTCAGGCAAGGCCAATCCACAGTTTCCCTATATGCTTCATCTAGGAATTCAGGTATTAAATAgacattttgttaaaaaattgtGTGGCTGCGAGGCGTGTGATTGTAAATTATTTTAGGCCACCTAACTTGTGAGTTTATGGTTCTCTGTTCCATGCCTTTTCAGAGCTATGATACAGGGTTCCTAAAAATATATCCTCAGCTTGAACCTACTCCTTTGCAACTAGAAGAGGATCTGGAGCAGCTTAAAGTCCTTGAAAATGGGTATAAGATGAAGGTATGTTAAGACTCTTAATTGACTGATCTGctcttataattattttgccGGTTCGTGCAAAGTTATTTTGACATTGCAAtgctttcttgttcttttctaTTTATCTGTACCcatcttttcttcttatagTTGTATGCCCACTAATTGTATTGAAGTCATACTTGACATTGGTGCGGTCATCATAATTAGTATAAGAAATTTGGTGCAATAAATATCTTACCTGTTGGTTGTGATGATATATAATCTAGTTCGTCAAAATGCTgtaaaattttgtttcaagGAACTCTCAAACACGATTACCCTCAgcccaaaaggaaaagaattgaaattcCACACATTTTAACCTGGGATAGTGGTTCTCCTCAAATGTGACGTGTCAAAAAGTAAATGTAACAGGATGAAGAatgcattttttcttttttccctgaAATACGGATGTCCAAAAGTTCACGTTGTTCTGTGTTTGCAGGTGATCAAGGTTGACCATGAGGCTCATGGTGTTGACGCCCCAGAAGATGTTGAGAAGATAGAATCTCTAATGCTCCAGAGGAACTTGTCTTAGAAATTCCTAGTTTGTGGTATATCAGACCATTAAAAAGCAAGTAAATCTTCCATAGACCCACACTTAATGATTAGAGTTACTAAGCTCTTACAAATTCCCCTGTATATTAAAAGTGATTTGTTTCTGAGTCATTCCTTGTAGGGTTTTTTCCCCCCCATTGTTTGCTCTCCATAGCCGAAAGTTTAGAGTTGTATGTTATTTATGAGTTGtattctaattttgttttctgccCCTGATTATCATGTGCATCAGTATGTATTCTATGTCTATGTGTCATAATAGAAGGATTAATTTTGTTCACATTTATGCTGAACTGTgcagactctctctctctctctctcgctctctctctctgagcgACCCAAAACACATACTTCCAAAATGATAGTTGGGGATAAGGGTAGAGGACAGTTGAGGACTAGTCAAAACACCCGACTAATTTGACCAAaatgataacaaaaaaaatttgaatatgtttaatattaatatataaaagccAGAAGGAGATATCAATTTTGGGAAGATCAACATACGAGACAACCCTCTGGCTCTCAGAGGACCACTGGGATTTCTGAGCTTTCATGTTTGCGTGTACTTATGGAACATGCAGACTGATCATAAAATTGGCTCTATTTAGTCTTTGCCAAAAGTTAAAGACCCTCTGATTTGGCTTCTCATTGGAACCAAATCTCACTCTCTGCCCCTTACAATATACCCACCCTACCACAAGTcatttcacaactttttttgattttttctttttttgggcagaaacaacttctttttatctttttcttttttacagcAAAGCTTGCAATAATTAACAACAAACTCCTAAGAAATAACCCAAAAATGAACCAAAGTAAATctcaagaaacccaaaaaccctaaaaattaaACCACATTTCTTTACTATTAATCTACCTGTATATACAGCTCAAAGATCATCTGATGATGATGCTGTttgttttgaaagaaaagaaaatctaatCTTAAATTTTGAGAGTCCAACAACAACTAACTGATGACATGTATGGTAGGCGCAGGGTTTCTATGCTCATTTCTGTGATGACAAATGGTCAAAGAAAGCTTCAACTTTAATTAAGGCTTGGCTGTTTGCGCTGGTTGTGGTTTTTCCTTGACCAACTGCACCTCTGTTTTGAAGAGAAGCACCGACAGCGAGTCGTCAACAGAGAAATACACAAACCCACCAGGTGAGTGAGTCACGAACGATCCAAAACTCGTTCCCACAACACAGTGCCACGCCGGTCCATACACCGAGTCAAACTCCTACAATCCACGTTTGAATTAAAGTTAATTAACCCAAATGAATTAACAGCAACCCATCGACAGAGAGAACGCAGAGAGATTGAAAGTGTGTACCTTTTTGAGAGCCCGAGCTAGGTGAGTTGGGTTTGGACGAGCTTTGGGGGCTGCTGGtggtgctgctgctgctgagtCAAGGAGCGTTCTCGTGTGGCGGAGAGCATGGTTCTGCATGTGGGCTGGCATATCGGATGATCTCAACCGTACATTGAGGGTGATGGCAGTGGCAGCTAGCTTGACCTGGTCTTCTGGTGGAGACTTGAGCCTCTCAACATGGGGGGTGATTGTTGTTAGGCCTTGATTGGGAGGCTTATCCTGAGAGTGATGAGAGTCCTGTAGTTGCAATGTTTGCATGGCTTGGCcttgcttcttctctttgAGTTTCAGAGCTTTTTCCATGCCTCGtaacaaaataaagtaatGTCTAGAAACCCAAATGGAAATCTTTGAGACTTTGAGTTTTAGAAAGTAGACAGAGGGAGAGGGGCctagaaaaaaaagggggttGGTTGGTGAGGGTTTGAATTTTGACTGACTCTATTAGGAAGGATGAGAATTTTAGTACCATGAGTACCACATTTCAAAAATTTCAGTTGACCATCCTCAGAGAGAggggaataaaaataaacttttattaaaaagtGGTTAAAAACAGTTACTCGTGCATTGAGTTCTTGTGTTCCAATATTCATTTTTCAATAccgctttttttttaaaaaaaactaagaaaaatagtaagataatatatatagttatttgGTTTAGATAAATTTTGCATAAGCTCTAATTTAGTctgttttatttataaaataagtGGAGTTATTGGCGTGTGGTTAATTTGACACTTGATACGGTCATGTGTTTGAGAGTCCGTATACAAATCATTGACACGAGAGGAAATGGTAAAGAAGGGGTTGCGTTTCTATTTGACCTGATTGTCCACTTCTAATCTATTCCCTAatcttgttctttttcatggaaattaaagtaaaaagttGTCTTAATACAAGGTGTAAGATGTAAGTTACAAAAATAGCTATATTAGTTAAAAGGacaaaatagtaaaataaGAGACGCATTGTCCTTTTCTCCCTTCCCTAGCTGACACCATTACTCATTGTCCATTCCTCCACCATTCCACCAAAATTTCATATCTTcatcatgcatatatatatatatatatatatatatatatacattcacCAAAATGGAAATACCACTAAACCACAACATCATTGCTTCTGTGCTTAGTTTAATGAGTTGTAACCTCAATGAGTTTGGTTGGGTTTCCTCTTGAAAAAGATGACAACACATATGTTTAAGCAAGTAATCATTTGTTCTAAAATGTACCCATAACACCATTTAAATCCTTTTATAAGATGTGAAAAACTGTCTATAAGAGGGATATAGAAAgctaaacaaagaaagaacaacTCAACAAGTTACGTGAAACTGAAAATGAGGTGAGAAAAACTTAATTTGCAACGGAGATAATACTGTTTTGTTATCACTTATGTCACAACGTTATTAGACAGAATTAGCAAAATAGtgatattcttattttattgaaGTCTTTCTCCTCAACGGGGCTCAAGTCCAATttagaggaagagaaagaggagaaagaaagaaacttaaGAAAGCTACAAGATTATAATAATCTTCCAGCTTCTCTAATTAGTGGGCCTATAGTTGTTGAAGTCCTTGAAACCATTTCCTCAAACTCAGTGAGCTGGGTTGGTATTATGCTGTTTAAATATGGGACCTCAAAAATCCAACTGATCGGAGTCAaagggagaagaaagaagcagTAAGAGGAAAGCTTTCTATACATTTTTTTCCCTCAAGTTCACTGCTGTTCACTATTCAGAACAGCAACAACTAATACcaacattttttctttcttttatatttcttaACATAAAATCTAGTGCgggaaaaaacaaataaacctCTAATTTACTtgtccaccaaaaaaaaaaaaaagacaagcaTATGAACTTCCAAATTCCTCTGCTGAGCCTCATAtactgaaaagaaaagaaataaaaattgaaaaaggaaaagcctCCTGCATTTTATTCCACAACATTTGGCTGACACGGTTTTCAGAGCGCCTGGTCCATCTACACATGGTAGAGTTGGGATTgcttctttaaaataaataataaaaaattcaaagagtTACGGATAAAAGTTAGAAAAGTTGGTCATAGGAATTTGTGATTTGTTATCTAGCAAACCgaataaattacaattttctttataaatgATTTCAATTacacatttataaataaaaaacttttcTTAAAGTTTGTTGATGCACAAAAATAGTTGGAtaattttgggctcaatttAGTGATGATGTTACTTTCAGTTTCGTGTGAGTTTCGGTAGAGTGATCAATTTGCAAGACAAAGAATGCTCAATAAACCCTTTGATACTGGTGTGGTACCAGCTGAAGGCTTTCCAAtacttaaattaaaataagtatGTTATGAATAGTGATCTAGACAGATTAATGACAGTATTGTCGAATGTCACAGTTACCTCCTTTTGAGACTTGTGCCCTTTCTTATAAACTTCAGGAGGCTTGCATCTTGAGTGAAAATTTCAAGGTGGGACTCTGGACATCACCTAAGGAGGCGCCATGTGTACCTGTGAAGAATTCATAACCAAGTGTTTCTTCTGTTACAATTGATAGTTCAAAGTGCCGAAGGCTCACGCACTGCCGATGGTGCTTTGAGAAACACAATTGATTATTGGTTTTTCACGGGTCCTTTCGTGGGTCCGTTTTTCACGTGTCGTCTTCTGATTTGCCGGTCATATATGGTATAAACAAggtcaatgaaattcaatataaaattaaggCAAAATTGTAACAATGGTCCCTGGACTAAGACCAAACTTTACTTTTCATCCCTCATATTGCTAAATTATTACGGTGATACTTTAATTATGCCTCCACTTTCAGAAATCGTCATTTCCGTCATCTTAGTCAACTTTTGAGTTATTTCTTTCATGTGTTGGATTGAACAGAGACAGCCATATCAGCATCTCATATGATTTTAATCCAGATTTGTCTTTTTAAATTGGATTTTAAGGTCTGTTGGATTTGGGGTATGTTGGAGGATTTGccttttcaaaatccatatttGTTCTCATGTTTtcgttttctttattttattgtttggtTTCCTTTTCAATTCCCCTTTCAAGATCTCATGTGTTAGTAGATGGGTGTGGGGGAGAGAAAGTAGGCATTAGATCCAAAACCCTCCAGATAAACCCCGACTTGATGGAAAAGaataaggaaaaggaaattggCATGGAAGAAATCTGGGtggattgagagagagaagatattttttttaaaaaaaaaaatttgtgtgagAAGATATTTTTGCCCATGCCAAGTAGGACTTGTCCATGCCACGTCATCATTTTTAACGGAAAAAGTGACTGAGATGACGAAGAAGACGATTCCTGAAAGAGAAGGCATAATTAAAGTACTACCATAACAATTTAGCAATATGAGTGACGAAAAGtaaagtttatttttaatctagggaccattgctacaatttAACCTGAAATTAAAAACTTCATAAAAGTCTAGCACTTAATTTAATTCTCCAAAAGTTATCATTTTTGCTTTGAAAAGTTTATGAAGGCCTGCATAGTTCCGCACAAGAGTACCACTTAAGTAAGCTCCACAAGAACTTATATATCTAAATCCACTATATTTCTTGCCAGTttggaataattttgaaaggACTAAAAGTGTTTTCTTACAACTAATAGCGCTTCTAACAAAGTTTGTTAGAAAATTTTAGAACTGTTTTTGAGTCATAGAAGCGCTTTCTAGCACTCCTACATAAATTTCTCATGAAAATGTCAACATCTATATAATAAAAGCGTTTTTTATAAAAGTTCTTCCTAAAAATATAGTCCAAAACGAGATAGTTTAGAGCGGTGGATGATAATGGTCAAGAAATATACACATTTTTAACGTAGAAGCACCaacatgaaaaggaaaaaaaaaaaaaaagaccacaCATGTTAGGAGGTACAAGACAAGGATGATGTGAAGGCATCATGCGGAGACAAGGAGCAATTGCAACATCTTTCAAGTATTAAATTGTTGCCATACTTTTCTTAGCAATGGTTTTTTTTGCTTACCAAAAAgatgcaaacaaaaaaaggaaaaaaaaaaagaagctcctattaaattacttttctGTTGAAAatgttattaattttatagaaaacaaaattcattaGTGTTAGAGTGTCGAAATTGGATCCTTCATTTTACACAATACTCTCTTACTCATTGAAACTCATTTTCCGTTTTGACAAATTACTTTCGAAACTCATGAAAGTTCGAAAAAATTGTGTTTCATGAACCACATGTAGTCATGAGgctattattttttcaataggACCCTCAtctaaattaaagaaaaaagtaaactCCACAAAAATTTTGTGTAAATCTAAATTGATTACTACTCATAGTTTGAAGCCATAGATAACAAACATATTTGGAGGAACACACTACAAGGATTGATGTAAAATCATCAAATGGAGACAAGGAGCAATTCCCAACATATCTTTCAAGTATTAAATTGTTGTCATACTATTTTTagcaaatttctttttcttctcactaaaacaatgcaaagaaaataaaataagtggAGTTATTGGCGTGTGGTTAATTTGACACTTGATACGGTCATGTGTTTGAGAGTCCGTATACAAATCATTGACACGAGAGGAAATGGTAAAGAAGGGGTTGCGTTTCTATTTGACCTGATTGTCCACTTCTAATCTATTCCCTAatcttgttctttttcatggaaattaaagtaaaaagttGTCTTAATACAAGGTGTAAGATGTAAGTTACAAAAATAGCTATATTAGTTAAAAGGacaaaatagtaaaataaGAGACTCATTGTCCTTTTCTCCCTTCCCTAGCTGACACCATTACTCATTGTCCATTCCTCCACCATTCCACCAaaatttcattagaatttgTGCTTTGAAACTTTATATCTTcatcatgcatatatatatatatatatatatatatatatatacattcacCAAAATGGAAATACCACTAAACCACAACATCATTGCTTCTGTGCTTAGTTTAATGAGTTGTAACCTCAATGAGTTTGGTTGGGTTTCCTCTTGAAAAAGATGACAACACATATGTTTAAGCAAGTAATCATTTGTTCTAAAATGTACCCATAACACCATTTAAATCCTTTTATAAGATATGAAAAACTGTCTATAAGAGGGATATAGAAAgctaaacaaagaaagaacaacTCAACAAGTTACGTGAAACTGAAAATGAGATGAGAAAAACTTGATTTGCAACGGAGATAATACTGTTTTGTTATCACTTATGTCACAACGTTATTAGACAGAATTAGCAAAATAGtgatattcttattttattgaaGTCTTTCTCCTCAACGGAGCTCAAGTCCAATttagaggaagagaaagaggagaaagaaagaaacttaaGAAAGCTACAAGATTATAATAA belongs to Prunus persica cultivar Lovell chromosome G4, Prunus_persica_NCBIv2, whole genome shotgun sequence and includes:
- the LOC18778336 gene encoding 3-deoxy-manno-octulosonate cytidylyltransferase, mitochondrial is translated as MNPMSVCSSSSSSSSGSWSSTKAWIVHGIVAGVAIAVAIGARVYLGPPKKFRSRVVGIIPARFDSSRFQGKPLVQILGKPMIQRTWERAKLATTLDHVVVATDDEKIRECCRSFGADVIMTSESCRNGTERCSEAIQKLEKKYDIVVNIQGDEPLIEPEIIDGIVKALQEAPDAVFSTAVTSLKLEDAFDPNRVKCVVDNSGYAIYFSRGLIPFNKSGKANPQFPYMLHLGIQSYDTGFLKIYPQLEPTPLQLEEDLEQLKVLENGYKMKVIKVDHEAHGVDAPEDVEKIESLMLQRNLS
- the LOC18780556 gene encoding uncharacterized protein LOC18780556; its protein translation is MEKALKLKEKKQGQAMQTLQLQDSHHSQDKPPNQGLTTITPHVERLKSPPEDQVKLAATAITLNVRLRSSDMPAHMQNHALRHTRTLLDSAAAAPPAAPKARPNPTHLARALKKEFDSVYGPAWHCVVGTSFGSFVTHSPGGFVYFSVDDSLSVLLFKTEVQLVKEKPQPAQTAKP